A window of the Citrus sinensis cultivar Valencia sweet orange chromosome 9, DVS_A1.0, whole genome shotgun sequence genome harbors these coding sequences:
- the LOC102628501 gene encoding F-box protein PP2-B10-like yields MLVDYQWCLEYSDQLRIQIPRGRIFCLLITSRSFPTVSDSSLTTSLSKKDLYFHLCHNPIIINNGNMSFALEPESGKKCYMVGARGLSIAGADEPYTWILTSLPESRFPEVAKVNSVWWFNVKAMIETKILSLRTNYGAYLVFKFAESTSGFERRPVISRVYIEGSDNGLRRSLSLDPSRNMARLSQDRGDGWMEIEMGEFFNENGGDGMLVCSLLEFDSYIAMRGLIIQGIELRPKSD; encoded by the exons ATGCTTGTCGATTATCAGTGGTGTCTCGAGTATTCAGATCAGCTGCGGATTCAGATTCCGCGTGGGAGAATTTTCTGCCTTCTGATTACAAGCAGATCATTTCCAACTGTCTCTGATTCATCTTTGACCACTTCCTTGTCTAAGAAGGATCTTTATTTCCATCTGTGTCACAAccccatcatcatcaacaatggTAATATG AGCTTTGCGCTGGAGCCAGAGAGTGGGAAAAAATGTTACATGGTTGGGGCAAGAGGGCTTTCCATAGCAGGGGCAGATGAACCTTACACTTGGATATTGACTTCTCTACCGGAATCTAG GTTTCCAGAGGTGGCTAAAGTCAACTCTGTGTGGTGGTTTAACGTCAAAGCAATGATAGAGACCAAAATTTTGTCACTCAGAACCAACTATGGGGCTTACCTTGTTTTTAAGTTTGCAGAGTCAACGAGTGGATTTGAGAGAAGACCAGTAATTTCTAGGGTCTACATCGAAGGAAGCGATAATGGGCTAAGGCGAAGTCTGTCGCTAGATCCTTCAAGAAATATGGCTCGATTATCTCAAGACAGGGGAGATGGGTGGATGGAAATTGAGATGGGCGAGTTCTTCAATGAAAATGGAGGTGATGGCATGTTGGTGTGTAGCCTACTTGAATTTGATAGCTACATTGCCATGCGTGGCCTCATTATACAAGGAATTGAGCTGAGGCCTAAAAGCGACTGA